A window of the Plasmodium falciparum 3D7 genome assembly, chromosome: 3 genome harbors these coding sequences:
- a CDS encoding cyclic amine resistance locus protein encodes MNRITLYDFIIDEIKGGTHYNRYYSDSDCSEEECKEDENVSKNINDNKEKNINDEYKYDFYKFLDHIFKANSIPDNALDHMLNVPFFFEKLMSFSFLLCLDNILYDITFMPIQVVRSICLLISLFFKNASRNIMNIFYNFKNYKFYKYAVNNYKDPKKKYKVRVIKNLNKLSYIKRKENDHMYESKYIKEKSLDESSILYKKLSRNLFSFHYLNGSRFSMNASHSDDIWVDTHLEKRININNNNNNEEEFNKSVEKQENDEHKNNICDNITCSMKKKNIGKYFLYNRKRKMSSYNKDLKSELLKYGHKYSVLKSREDVKLLRSKSIMLNCVNNNNDDDEEKGERKKYINNIKYLKNEIKLNYYFKYKGNMINDTYYSDNIYDMEKENWTKHKKNKKKINEIYNTTKKEKKNFFIHFFIILFCFGKNILQNIKYLMNYIFIKIVYFFHIHKLYTFPIYKDERKKKKMYTQSFEMNFHNTRNKQMVDFSDIHNRRGLLKIDYEQGGEIHRLNSVHFEDNEEHISSNLFIKHMYKSNEVDMGKCVNMSNKEKTKQNNKNMRNLLMCAKRVIGRNNKLCASKNDHIDTNKGENYSNEFVDNKFEASCEQYGKDKDTKMNDPNNNMDNNMENNNDNNNDNHIIMSDVMNNASYCTTEKHNNCDLLNMKANDNMFNACSHNNDDDKIIKKGCHDLKYKKDNQNCNSFMVNEKNDDKFINDTNKCNPFLVKSFYKDEKYKKSNDDFTKLNENNKKDSKNMKNKKNINNLQNMNKIKDMKKKLFKEHLNSLKLSFPEYSGIIRLSLILICIYIFSFVDTSRIYHYIRAQPFMKLYVVLNMLEILERLLRSLGKDLIDNMIRTFIRIINLRSYICIIRNNYNEKSSINSNSNYINYVHNDNYGVNSYIYKNKDNNNELITFDNTRHINVFTNKNKDNLLNNNNNNMNYMNYMYKDSVIKNKHEYENGYVTNMDKDIFSNNFYMNNIRHHADSFYYQNELNSFNLNKNKENNVRFFNNENDKKKNNKSKISILFPFYSVVLKFTIQYIFVLAYILIHAFMHLVRFLSLNIAINSSESTMFLILVMSNFTEIKSTVFKKFTKISLFTIVASDAVERFYLFIDAFLVLLKMSTAYRTQNSFFSISSWLIIILLLEVGVDWCKHSYLLKYNKLDSESLNKYFHTLLADVLISRTPNKNIYYMKDSFAVPCKNIFSFSHIPTRRLGYMSMPVVTLIVCSLPRLNYLSNISLFSFALSIWICLFLFKIILSIMIVSYTISEKKQLKNLKKPYDDISAL; translated from the exons aTGAACAGGATTACGCTTTATGATTTTATAATTGACGAAATAAAAGGAGGAACACATTATAACAGATATTATAGTGATAGTGATTGTTCAGAAGAAGAATGTAAAGAAGATGAAAATGTgtctaaaaatataaatgataataaagaaaagaatattaatgatgaatataaatatgatttttacaaatttctggatcatatttttaaagcTAATTCTATACCAGATAATGCATTAGATCATATGTTAAATgtaccatttttttttgagaaaCTAATGagtttttcatttcttttatgtTTAGATAATATACTATACGATATAACGTTTATGCCGATACaa gtGGTACGATCCATATGCCTTCTGAttagtttattttttaagaacGCTAGTCgtaatattatgaacattttttataattttaaaaattacaagttttataaatatgcgGTGAATAATTACAAAGACCcaaagaagaaatataagGTGAGGGTTATAaagaatttaaataaattgtcatatattaaaagaaaagaaaatgatcaTATGTATGAAAGCAAATATATTAAGGAGAAGTCCCTTGATGAATCttctattttatataagaaattatCAAGGAATTTATTTTCGTTTCATTATCTTAATGGTTCTCGCTTTAGCATGAACGCTTCTCATTCCGATGATATATGGGTAGACACGCATTTAGAAAAAAggataaatattaataataataataataatgaggaagaatttaataaaagtgtagaaaaacaagaaaatgatgagcataaaaataatatatgtgacAACATTACTTGTagtatgaaaaagaaaaatatcggtaaatattttttgtataatagAAAGAGAAAAATGTCAAGTTATAATAAAGATTTAAAAAGTGAATTGTTGAAATATGGTCATAAATACAGTGTATTGAAATCAAGAGAAGACGTAAAATTATTAAGGTCGAAGTCTATTATGTTAAAttgtgtaaataataataatgatgatgatgaagaaaaaggagaacgaaagaaatatataaataatataaaatatttaaaaaacgaaataaaattaaattattattttaagtaTAAAGgaaatatgataaatgaTACCTATTATAgtgataatatttatgatatggaaaaagaaaattggACAAAgcataaaaagaataaaaagaaaataaatgaaatatataatacaacgaaaaaagaaaaaaaaaatttctttatacatttttttattattttattttgttttggtaaaaatatattacaaaatattaaatatctaatgaattatatatttataaaaattgtatacttttttcatatccataaattatatacatttcctatttataaagatgaaagaaaaaaaaaaaaaatgtatacacAATCATTTGAAATGAATTTTCATAATACAAGAAATAAACAAATGGTTGATTTTTCTGATATACACAATAGGAGaggtttattaaaaatagatTATGAACAAGGGGGTGAAATACATAGGTTGAACTCTGTACATTTTGAAGATAATGAAGAGCATATCTCTTCCAATCTTTTTATAAAGCATATGTATAAATCAAATGAAGTAGATATGGGAAAATGTGTGAATATGTCTAATAAGGAGAAAACAAAACAGAATAATAAGAACATGAGAAATTTATTAATGTGTGCAAAACGTGTTATAGGTAGGAACAATAAATTGTGTGCAAGCAAAAATGATCATATTGATACGAACAAAGGCGAAAATTATTCTAATGAATTTGTAGATAATAAATTTGAAGCATCGTGTGAGCAGTATGGGAAGGATAAAGATACAAAAATGAATGATCCTAAcaataatatggataataatatggaaaataataatgacaataataatgacaatcatattattatgagtGATGTAATGAATAACGCTAGTTATTGTACAACCGAAAAACATAACAATTGCGATCTTCTCAATATGAAGGcaaatgataatatgttCAATGCATGTTcgcataataatgatgatgacaaaataattaaaaaaggtTGCCATGATTTGAAGTACAAAAAAGATAATCAAAATTGTAATAGCTTTATGGTAAATGAGAAGAATGatgataaatttataaatgatacaaataaatgtaaCCCATTTTTAGTTAAAAGCTTTTATAaggatgaaaaatataaaaagagtAATGATGATTTTACAAAATTGAacgaaaataataagaaggaTTCAAAGAATatgaagaataaaaaaaatataaataatttacaaaatatgaataaaataaaagatatgaaaaaaaaactttttaAAGAGCATTTAAATTCTTTAAAATTATCATTTCCTGAATATAGTGGTATAATTAGGTTATCTTTAATATTGATTtgtatttacattttttcatttgtggATACATCTAGAATCTATCATTATATAAGAGCCCAGCCttttatgaaattatatGTGGTTTTAAATATGTTAGAAATTTTAGAGAGATTATTGAGATCTTTAGGAAAAGATTTGATCGATAATATGATAAGAACGTTTATAAGGATAATTAATTTGAGgtcatatatttgtattataagaaataacTATAACGAAAAATCTAGtataaatagtaatagtaactatataaattatgtacataatgataattatggagtaaatagttatatttacaaaaacaaagacaataataatgaattaatTACCTTTGATAATACTAGGCATATTAACGtatttacaaataaaaataaagataatcttcttaataataataataataatatgaattatatgaattatatgtataaagatagtgttattaaaaataaacatgaaTACGAAAATGGTTATGTTACTAATATGGATAAAGATATTTTTTCGAATAATTTTtacatgaataatataagacATCATGCagattcattttattatcagAATGAAttaaattcttttaatttaaataaaaataaagaaaacaaCGTAcgattttttaataatgaaaatgataaaaagaaaaataataaatctaaaatatccatattatttcCTTTCTATAGTGTAGTACTTAAATTTAccatacaatatatatttgttcttGCATATATCTTAATTCATGCATTTATGCACCTTGTGCGATTCTTATCCTTAAATATAGCTATCAATTCGTCAGAG tccACCATGTTTTTAATCCTAGTGATGAGCAATTTTACAGAGATAAAATCCAcagtttttaaaaaatttacaaaaatatcCCTATTTACAATTGTAGCGTCTGATGCAGTTGAAAgattttatttgttcataGATGCTTTTCTTGTTCTGTTAAAAATGTCAACAGCATATAG AACAcaaaattcattttttagtATTTCCAGTTGGCTG attattatattattacttgaGGTGGGTGTAGATTGGTGTAAGCATTCTTATTTGTTAAAGTACAATAAATTAGATTCAGAATCATTGAATAAGTATTTTCAC acTCTTTTAGCTGATGTTTTAATATCAAGAACAcccaataaaaatatttattacatgAAGGATTCTTTTGCAGTTCcgtgtaaaaatattttttccttttcccaCATACCGACGAg ACGGTTGGGATATATGTCCATGCCAGTCGTAACCTTGATAGTATGTTCCCTTCCAAg attgaattatttatcaaatatatcACTTTTTTCCTTTGCCTTATCTATATGGATttgtttatttctttttaag ATAATATTATCAATTATGATTGTGTCTTATACAATATCGGAGAAGAagcaattaaaaaatttgaaaaaacCTTATGATGACATTAGTGCATTATAA